Proteins found in one Triticum aestivum cultivar Chinese Spring chromosome 4D, IWGSC CS RefSeq v2.1, whole genome shotgun sequence genomic segment:
- the LOC123096080 gene encoding dihydrolipoyllysine-residue succinyltransferase component of 2-oxoglutarate dehydrogenase complex 1, mitochondrial, translating into MASRLASRLLLRRPAAVLSLLQSSRHARHFSTQLLEGVPRLPKPTCERYFLRNASPYQIWSRSFASENGDLVEAVVPFMGESVTDGTLANFLKKPGDRVEADEAIAQIETDKVTIDVSSPEAGVIEKFIASEGDTVTPGTKVAVISKSAAPSEAHVAPSEETSQKETPPPPPAEKPKVEAKSPKVESVKPQASKLASPSEPQLPPKERERRVSMPRLRKRIANRLKDSQNTFALLTTFNEVDMTNLMKLRTDYKDEFVKKHGVKLGLMSCFVKAAVSALQNQPIVNAVIDGDDIIYRDYIDVSVAVGTSKGLVVPVIRDTEGMNFADIEKGINSLAKKATEGALSIDEMAGGTFTISNGGVYGSLISTPIINPPQSAILGMHSIVQRPVVVDGSILARPMMYLALTYDHRLIDGREAVLFLRRIKDVVEDPRRLLLDI; encoded by the exons ATGGCGTCCCGTCTGGcgtcccgcctcctcctccgccgccccgccgcc GTATTAAGTTTGCTCCAGAGTTCTAGACATGCCAGACATTTCAGCACTCAGTTACTTGAAG GTGTTCCGAGACTTCCAAAGCCAACATG TGAACGCTATTTCCTTCGAAATGCTTCTCCTTACCAAATTTGGAGTAGATCATTTGCTTCAGAGAATG GTGACTTGGTTGAAGCTGTTGTGCCCTTCATGGGTGAATCTGTAACTGATGGAACCCTTGCCAATTTCTTAAAGA AACCTGGTGATAGAGTTGAAGCTGATGAGGCGATAGCTCAGATTGAAACTGATAAG GTTACAATAGATGTTTCCAGTCCAGAAGCTGGGGTAATTGAAAAG TTCATTGCCAGTGAAGGTGACACTGTTACTCCAGGTACCAAAGTTGCCGTGATATCTAAGTCTGCTGCTCCAAGTGAGGCCCATGTTGCACCATCTGAAGAGACCTCCCAGAAGGAGACCCCTCCACCACCTCCTGCAGAGAAACCTAAGGTCGAGGCAAAATCACCAAAAGTAGAATCTGTCAAACCACAGGCGTCAAAACTAGCCTCCCCCTCAGAACCTCAGCTCCCTCCAAAGGAAAGAGAGAGACGG GTGTCAATGCCAAGGCTCAGGAAGCGTATAGCAAATCGTTTGAAGGATTCTCAGAACACTTTTGCACTACTGACTACATTCAACGAAGTTGACAT GACCAATTTGATGAAGCTGCGGACTGACTACAAAGATGAGTTTGTTAAGAAGCATGGTGTCAAATTGGGTCTGATGTCCTGCTTTGTTAAG GCTGCTGTTTCTGCGCTTCAAAATCAGCCAATTGTCAATGCTGTTATTGATGGTGATGACATCATCTACAGAGACTACATTGACGTTAGTGTTGCTGTTGGCACTTCCAAG GGTCTTGTGGTGCCTGTTATCCGTGATACAGAAGGAATGAACTTTGCTGACATTGAGAAGGGGATAAACAGCCTTGCAAAGAAGGCAACTGAGGGGGCATTGTCAATTGATGAGATGGCAGGGGGAACCTTTACGATCTCAAACGGCGGTGTCTATGGAAGTCTCATCAGCACACCTATCATCAACCCTCCACAG TCAGCAATTCTTGGAATGCATTCTATTGTCCAACGCCCTGTGGTTGTGGATGGCTCCATCCTTGCGAGGCCAATGATGTACCTTGCACTGACATATGACCATAGGCTGATAGATGGCAGAGAAGCTGTTCTGTTTCTGCGCCGCATCAAGGACGTGGTTGAAGATCCACGGAGGTTGCTCCTTGACATATAG